The following proteins come from a genomic window of Micromonospora zamorensis:
- a CDS encoding discoidin domain-containing protein has product MTSRAISARPRPRRAVRHLIVGLTVALVAALTPAGATTPAQAAPTLLSQGRPATASSTENAGTPASAAVDGNTGTRWASAFSDPQWLQVDLGARATISQVNLLWEGAYGRAFQLQTSDDGATWTTIYSTTTGTGGTQNLTVTGAGRYVRMNGTARGTGYGYSLWEFQVYGETGGSTPTCGSTNVAQGSPATASSTQDAGLAASAAVDGNTGTRWASAASDPQWLRVDLGSTRTICRVVLTWEAAYARAFQLQTSADGATWTTIYSTTTGTGGTQSLTVSGSGRYLRMYGTARGTAYGYSLWELAVNTTGGGTSEPPVDTTDPRNPNLGPNTFVFDPSTPTSTIQSRLNTLFTQQETNQFGPQRYAVLFKPGTYTADVNLGFFTQVAGLGMSPDDVNLNGHVRTEAFWFGGNATQNFWRAAENLSVTLPAGQTVERWAVSQAAPYRRMHLRGAQNQIQLWNGGDGWSSGGLMADTRVDGLVVSGSQQQWYSRNSEFGNGWTGSVWNMVFQGVNGAPAPSFPNPSHTVIGQTPQVREKPFLYVDGTGEYRVFVPALRTNSTGTSWYNKTPAGSSISLSQFYVVQPGTSAATINAALAQGRHLLFTPGVHHVTEPIQVNRADTVVLGLGLATIQADNGSVGMRVADVDGVKVAGLMFEAGTTNSPVLMEVGPSGSSASHASNPTSLHDVFFRIGGPHVGKATNTLTVNSDNVIGDHMWLWRADHAASGVPTGWTLNTADTGLTVNGDNVTMYGLFVEHYQKYQTIWNGNGGRTYFYQNELPYDPPNQAAWMNGSTRGYAAYKVADSVTSHQAWGLGSYSYFNVNPAVVEERAFEVPNNPNVRFTNMVTVSLGGVGTINRVINNAGGTANAANQQVYLTTYP; this is encoded by the coding sequence ATGACATCTCGTGCAATATCCGCACGCCCGCGTCCCCGACGGGCCGTCCGGCACCTGATCGTCGGGCTTACCGTGGCCCTGGTCGCGGCGCTCACCCCGGCGGGTGCGACCACACCCGCGCAGGCCGCACCCACCCTGCTCTCCCAGGGCCGCCCCGCCACCGCGTCGTCCACCGAGAACGCCGGCACCCCGGCCTCCGCTGCGGTCGACGGCAACACCGGCACCCGCTGGGCCAGCGCGTTCAGCGACCCGCAGTGGCTCCAGGTCGACCTGGGCGCCCGGGCAACCATCAGCCAGGTGAACCTGCTCTGGGAGGGCGCCTACGGACGCGCCTTCCAGCTCCAGACCTCCGACGACGGCGCCACCTGGACAACGATCTACTCGACCACCACCGGCACCGGCGGCACCCAGAACCTCACCGTCACCGGCGCCGGCCGCTACGTGCGGATGAACGGAACCGCCCGGGGCACCGGCTACGGCTACTCGCTCTGGGAGTTCCAGGTCTACGGCGAGACCGGTGGCAGCACGCCCACCTGCGGCAGCACGAACGTCGCGCAGGGCAGCCCGGCGACCGCCTCGTCCACGCAGGACGCCGGCCTCGCGGCGTCCGCCGCGGTCGATGGCAACACCGGAACCCGGTGGGCCAGCGCCGCCAGCGACCCGCAGTGGCTGCGCGTCGACCTGGGCAGCACCCGCACGATCTGCCGGGTGGTGCTCACCTGGGAGGCCGCGTACGCCCGGGCGTTCCAGCTGCAGACCTCGGCCGACGGTGCCACCTGGACCACCATCTACTCGACCACCACGGGCACCGGCGGCACGCAGTCGCTGACCGTCAGCGGCAGCGGCCGGTACCTGCGGATGTACGGCACCGCCCGAGGCACCGCGTACGGCTACTCACTGTGGGAGCTGGCGGTGAACACCACCGGCGGCGGGACCAGCGAGCCACCGGTCGACACGACCGACCCGCGCAACCCGAACCTCGGGCCGAACACGTTCGTCTTCGACCCGAGCACCCCGACGTCGACGATCCAGAGTCGACTGAACACCCTCTTCACCCAGCAGGAGACCAACCAGTTCGGCCCGCAGCGCTACGCGGTGCTGTTCAAGCCCGGCACCTACACCGCCGACGTCAACCTCGGCTTCTTTACCCAGGTCGCCGGCCTCGGCATGAGCCCGGACGACGTCAACCTCAACGGTCACGTGCGCACCGAGGCGTTCTGGTTCGGCGGCAACGCCACCCAGAACTTCTGGCGGGCCGCCGAGAACCTGTCGGTCACCCTGCCCGCCGGGCAGACCGTGGAGCGCTGGGCGGTGTCCCAGGCGGCGCCCTACCGGCGGATGCACCTGCGCGGCGCGCAGAACCAGATCCAGCTCTGGAACGGCGGAGACGGCTGGTCCAGCGGCGGCCTGATGGCCGACACCCGCGTCGACGGCCTGGTCGTCTCCGGCTCGCAGCAGCAGTGGTACTCGCGCAACAGCGAGTTCGGCAACGGCTGGACCGGCTCGGTGTGGAACATGGTCTTCCAGGGCGTCAACGGCGCTCCCGCGCCGAGCTTCCCCAACCCGTCGCACACCGTCATCGGCCAGACCCCGCAGGTGCGGGAGAAGCCGTTCCTCTACGTCGACGGCACCGGTGAGTACCGGGTCTTCGTGCCGGCACTGCGCACCAACTCGACCGGCACCAGCTGGTACAACAAGACCCCGGCCGGCTCGTCCATCTCGCTGTCGCAGTTCTACGTCGTCCAGCCGGGCACCAGCGCGGCCACCATCAACGCAGCCCTCGCCCAGGGCCGGCACCTGCTCTTCACCCCGGGCGTGCACCACGTCACCGAACCGATCCAGGTCAACCGCGCCGACACTGTCGTCCTCGGCCTCGGTCTGGCCACCATCCAGGCCGACAACGGCAGCGTGGGGATGCGGGTGGCCGATGTGGACGGCGTCAAGGTGGCCGGCCTGATGTTCGAGGCCGGCACGACGAACTCGCCGGTGCTGATGGAGGTCGGGCCGTCCGGCTCGTCCGCGAGCCACGCCAGCAACCCGACCTCGCTGCACGACGTGTTCTTCCGCATCGGCGGCCCACACGTCGGCAAGGCCACCAACACGTTGACCGTCAACAGCGACAACGTGATCGGTGACCACATGTGGCTGTGGAGGGCCGACCACGCCGCCAGCGGCGTACCCACCGGGTGGACGCTGAACACGGCCGACACCGGGCTCACGGTCAACGGCGACAACGTCACCATGTACGGCCTCTTCGTCGAGCACTACCAGAAGTACCAGACCATCTGGAACGGCAACGGCGGCCGGACGTACTTCTACCAGAACGAGCTGCCGTACGACCCGCCCAACCAGGCGGCCTGGATGAACGGGTCGACCCGGGGCTACGCCGCGTACAAGGTCGCCGATTCGGTGACCAGCCACCAGGCGTGGGGGCTGGGCAGCTACAGCTACTTCAACGTGAACCCCGCCGTCGTGGAGGAGCGGGCCTTCGAGGTGCCCAACAACCCGAACGTGCGCTTCACCAACATGGTCACCGTCTCGCTCGGTGGCGTCGGCACCATCAACCGGGTGATCAACAATGCCGGTGGCACCGCGAACGCGGCCAACCAGCAGGTGTACCTGACCACCTACCCCTGA
- a CDS encoding ROK family transcriptional regulator yields the protein MELARATNRSVRLRNRSALLTKLFLDGPLTRQDLVRSTGLSQPAVSNVVADMIDEGLVAEAGAAESDGGRPSMLLRIAPRFAFLVGVDVGETRVRVELFDFAMTLLASIEYPLDPARTEPDLVAGHVVAGIDAVTAQAQVAPGDVLGVGIGVSGVVEQGAEAVVHAQALGWDRVPLERLIGAGTNLPLHIDNGAKTLGQAEMWFGAGRGARHAVFALVGSGVGASVVTNGATYRGASSSAGEWGHTTLVYGGRACRCGARGCLEAYVGAEAIIDRYREARRGRPVPGEDEESQIAALVAAAETSATARRVLDDTAGYLGAGVANLINLFNPERVVLGGWAAMALGDLLPAVREAAGRQALRQPYEQASIELCRLGVDAVALGAATLPIARFLTEGGIRR from the coding sequence GTGGAGCTGGCGCGTGCCACCAACCGCAGTGTGCGGCTGCGCAACCGGTCTGCCCTGCTGACCAAGCTCTTCCTCGACGGCCCGCTCACCCGGCAGGACCTGGTGCGCAGCACGGGCCTGAGTCAGCCGGCGGTCAGCAACGTGGTGGCCGACATGATCGACGAGGGGCTGGTCGCCGAGGCCGGCGCCGCCGAGTCCGACGGCGGTCGGCCCAGCATGCTGCTGCGGATCGCACCCCGGTTCGCCTTCCTGGTCGGCGTGGACGTCGGCGAGACCCGGGTCCGGGTGGAGCTGTTCGACTTCGCGATGACCCTGCTGGCCAGCATCGAGTACCCGCTCGACCCGGCCCGGACCGAGCCGGACCTGGTGGCCGGGCACGTGGTGGCCGGCATCGACGCGGTGACCGCCCAGGCGCAGGTGGCCCCCGGCGACGTGCTCGGCGTCGGCATCGGCGTCTCGGGCGTGGTCGAGCAGGGCGCCGAGGCGGTCGTGCACGCCCAGGCCCTCGGCTGGGACCGGGTGCCGCTGGAGCGTCTGATCGGCGCCGGCACCAATCTGCCGCTGCACATCGACAACGGCGCCAAGACCCTCGGCCAGGCCGAGATGTGGTTCGGCGCCGGCCGGGGCGCCCGGCACGCCGTCTTCGCGCTTGTCGGCTCCGGGGTCGGCGCGTCGGTGGTGACCAACGGCGCCACCTACCGGGGTGCGTCCAGCAGCGCGGGGGAGTGGGGGCACACCACCCTCGTGTACGGCGGCCGGGCCTGCCGGTGCGGCGCGCGCGGCTGCCTGGAGGCGTACGTGGGCGCCGAGGCGATCATCGACCGCTATCGGGAGGCGCGTCGGGGTCGACCGGTGCCCGGCGAGGACGAGGAGTCCCAGATCGCCGCGCTGGTCGCCGCCGCCGAGACCTCGGCCACCGCCCGGCGGGTGCTGGACGACACCGCCGGCTACCTCGGTGCCGGGGTGGCCAACCTGATCAACCTGTTCAACCCGGAGCGGGTGGTGCTCGGCGGATGGGCGGCGATGGCGCTGGGCGACCTGCTGCCGGCCGTCCGGGAGGCCGCCGGCCGGCAGGCGCTGCGCCAGCCGTACGAGCAGGCGTCGATCGAGTTGTGCCGGCTCGGCGTGGACGCCGTGGCGCTGGGCGCCGCCACCCTGCCGATCGCCCGCTTCCTCACCGAGGGCGGCATCCGCCGCTGA
- a CDS encoding ABC transporter substrate-binding protein has translation MSRRHLGIFTAAVLAAASLTACGGSGDDSAASPKTLTYWASNQGASLEADKTILQPELDKFEKQTGIKVTVEVVPWSDLLNRLLAAAASGKGPDVVNIGNTWSASLQATGALVEFDDAALQAVGGKDRIVPAALAAAGAPGKPPAAVPLYSMAYSLYYNKKSFADAGITAPPTTWEQLAEYGKKLSTGGKWGLAIEGANPSENAHHAFTFSQQYGGEWFDSAGKPTFDTPQNVSAIKRYIDFMAADKITNPSNAEYAQNQSVSDFANGKAAMLLWQSAGSNLKTQNMPADAYGVAPVPFLASPPPGGKKVNSMVAGINMAVFKHTKNKDGALSFVKFMTSDEEQTLLNKTYGSLPAVKTAGSDPAFSATEQKTIQETLVTTAAPLPQVPEESTFETLVGTAMKELFADAASGKPVTEASVKAKLTDAQQKMR, from the coding sequence GTGTCGAGACGACACCTCGGGATATTCACCGCCGCCGTACTGGCCGCCGCCTCACTGACCGCCTGCGGTGGCTCCGGCGACGACTCCGCCGCATCACCCAAGACCCTCACCTACTGGGCCAGCAACCAGGGCGCCAGCCTGGAGGCCGACAAGACGATCCTCCAGCCCGAGCTGGACAAGTTCGAGAAGCAGACCGGGATCAAGGTCACCGTCGAGGTGGTCCCGTGGTCGGACCTGCTCAACCGCCTGCTCGCGGCCGCCGCCTCCGGCAAGGGCCCGGACGTGGTCAACATCGGCAACACCTGGTCGGCCTCGTTGCAGGCCACCGGCGCGTTGGTCGAGTTCGACGACGCCGCGCTGCAGGCCGTCGGCGGCAAGGACCGGATCGTGCCGGCCGCGCTCGCCGCCGCGGGCGCCCCCGGCAAGCCGCCGGCCGCCGTGCCGCTCTACAGCATGGCGTACAGCCTGTACTACAACAAGAAGTCGTTCGCCGACGCCGGCATCACCGCACCGCCGACCACGTGGGAGCAGCTCGCCGAGTACGGCAAGAAGCTGAGCACCGGCGGCAAGTGGGGCCTGGCGATCGAGGGGGCCAACCCGTCGGAGAACGCCCACCACGCGTTCACCTTCAGCCAGCAGTACGGCGGTGAGTGGTTCGACTCGGCCGGCAAGCCGACCTTCGACACCCCGCAGAACGTCTCGGCGATCAAGCGCTACATCGACTTCATGGCCGCCGACAAGATCACCAACCCGAGCAACGCCGAGTACGCGCAGAACCAGTCGGTCTCCGACTTCGCCAACGGCAAGGCCGCCATGCTGCTGTGGCAGTCCGCGGGCTCGAACCTGAAGACGCAGAACATGCCGGCCGACGCGTACGGGGTGGCCCCCGTGCCGTTCCTGGCCAGCCCGCCGCCCGGCGGCAAGAAGGTCAACAGCATGGTCGCCGGGATCAACATGGCGGTCTTCAAGCACACCAAGAACAAGGACGGCGCGCTGAGCTTCGTCAAGTTCATGACCAGCGACGAGGAGCAGACGCTCCTCAACAAGACGTACGGCTCGCTGCCGGCGGTGAAGACCGCGGGCTCCGACCCGGCGTTCAGCGCCACGGAGCAGAAGACCATCCAGGAGACCCTGGTCACCACCGCGGCCCCGCTCCCGCAGGTGCCGGAGGAGAGCACCTTCGAGACCCTGGTCGGCACCGCGATGAAGGAGCTGTTCGCGGACGCGGCCAGCGGCAAGCCGGTCACCGAGGCGTCGGTGAAGGCGAAGCTGACCGACGCGCAGCAGAAGATGCGCTGA
- a CDS encoding carbohydrate ABC transporter permease, protein MATSTTAPDADRREPRAGSPARRPARRPRGPRRSLLPYLLLAPAIVLELAIHVIPMVVGVWMSMLELTQFHIRDWSTAPFIGFENYRATLDLNSAAGKELLHSFWVTLAYSVLSVGFAWLLGISAAVVLQRPFRGRAILRALFLTPYALPVYAAVITWSFLLQRDTGLVNHVLVDQLGLLGERPFWLIGDNSFWSLLVVSVWRNWPFAFLCLMAGLQNVPGEMYEAAAIDGAGFWRRLRSVTLPMLRPVNLVLLLVLFLWTFNDFNTPFVLFGGSAPEQADLISIHIYRSSFKTWDFGSGSAMSVALLLFLLVVSAVYLLITNRRRDDHA, encoded by the coding sequence ATGGCAACCAGCACCACCGCGCCGGACGCCGACCGGCGCGAACCCCGGGCCGGGTCACCGGCCCGGAGGCCGGCCCGCCGGCCCCGCGGCCCCCGCCGCTCACTCCTGCCGTACCTGCTGCTCGCACCGGCCATCGTGCTGGAACTCGCCATCCACGTCATCCCGATGGTGGTCGGCGTCTGGATGAGCATGCTGGAGCTGACCCAGTTCCACATTCGCGACTGGTCCACCGCACCCTTCATCGGGTTCGAGAACTACCGGGCGACGCTCGACCTGAACAGCGCCGCCGGCAAGGAACTGCTGCACTCGTTCTGGGTCACCCTGGCCTACAGCGTGCTCTCGGTCGGGTTCGCCTGGCTGCTCGGCATCTCGGCGGCCGTCGTGCTGCAACGGCCCTTTCGGGGGCGGGCGATCCTGCGTGCGCTGTTCCTCACCCCGTACGCCCTGCCGGTCTACGCCGCGGTGATCACCTGGAGCTTCCTGCTGCAGCGCGACACCGGCCTGGTCAACCACGTCCTCGTCGACCAGCTCGGGCTGCTGGGCGAGCGGCCGTTCTGGTTGATCGGCGACAACAGCTTCTGGTCGCTGCTGGTGGTGTCGGTGTGGCGCAACTGGCCGTTCGCGTTCCTCTGCCTGATGGCGGGTCTGCAGAACGTGCCGGGCGAGATGTACGAGGCCGCCGCCATCGACGGCGCCGGGTTCTGGCGCCGGCTGCGCTCGGTCACCCTGCCGATGCTGCGGCCGGTGAACCTCGTACTGCTGCTGGTGTTGTTTCTGTGGACGTTCAACGACTTCAACACCCCGTTCGTGCTCTTCGGCGGCTCCGCGCCGGAGCAGGCCGACCTCATCTCCATCCACATCTACCGCAGCTCCTTCAAGACCTGGGACTTCGGCTCCGGCTCGGCGATGTCCGTGGCGCTGCTGCTGTTCCTGCTGGTCGTCTCGGCCGTGTACCTGCTGATCACCAACCGTCGGAGGGACGACCATGCGTGA